The sequence CCTGGGTACCCTACGACCTGCCACACGATGTCGTCCCCCGCATCTGGAAGGGCCGCTTCAGGGGGCAGGAACAGAAGTGGTTCCTGATGCGTTTCCGGGGCACGGACGATCAGGTGAACATCGACACCGCGCATCCGGAGTTTTCGCGCTGGCGGTGGATGCCGGTGGACCAGTTGGTGCCCAACATCGTTCCCTTCAAACAGGCGGTCTACGAAGCCGTCGTTTCCGAGTTCGAGGAGTATCTCTGATGCGTATCGCCGTTTTCCTGCTGGCACTTTGTGCCCCGCTTCCGGCCCTGGCGCTCTCCTGCATCGCGCCGTCGGTGGAGCGCACCTATCAGGAGGTGAACGAAGCCAAGGAAGAGTACATCGTCGTGCACGGTCGGCTGACCCTCGACCAAAGCAAGCTGCCGAGCGACGGGACACTGGATTCGAACCCGCCGAAAATGACGATGGTGCCGGCCACGCTGAACGGCCTTTCGCTTGGCAAATCCGGCTTTCACGTGCCCTTCGATCAGAACATTCGGCTGGAAGTGGCCTGTTTCGGTCCCTGGTGCGGATCCGTCGCGAATGGTGCCGACGTTCTCGCCTTCCTGCGCCGGGACGAAGGCACTTACGCGCTGCACGTGAACCCCTGTGGCGGGCATGTCTTCGCGCCCGCCAAGCAGGCCCAGCTCAAGCAGGT is a genomic window of Sulfitobacter alexandrii containing:
- a CDS encoding RNA pyrophosphohydrolase, translated to MTPEDIARLPYRPCVGVMLVNARGEAFVGQRMDRDQTAWQMPQGGIEKGEEPREAALRELEEETGVSRDLVTVMAETRTWVPYDLPHDVVPRIWKGRFRGQEQKWFLMRFRGTDDQVNIDTAHPEFSRWRWMPVDQLVPNIVPFKQAVYEAVVSEFEEYL